Proteins encoded together in one Etheostoma cragini isolate CJK2018 chromosome 11, CSU_Ecrag_1.0, whole genome shotgun sequence window:
- the LOC117952381 gene encoding probable ribonuclease ZC3H12C: MGVKNHLEDGTGHILSLGLDLDYLHVEGSKPHISLSTVRDPGNIGVLKVKADAPSNSNNSICSSSTSFSTNSICSSSSSCSNFSDSDDERLQNGCGSESQYPQQKESSSVFPTVRLDLAPNQYPGDPPQPETSSPTEPVTDYRAKVEFALKLGYSEELVLLVLRKLGPDALINDMLGELVKLGTKTEMEQQRGLTVSQSPSFSLSSALMCSSSSSLSNSSLDSCRLLCPSQLLEDKENLRPVVVDGSNVAMSHGNKEVFSCQGIQLAVDWFLERGHRDITVFVPAWRKEQSRPDALITDQDILRRLEKAKILVFTPSRRVQGRRVVCYDDRFIVKLAYESDGIIVSNDNYRDLANEKPEWKKFIDERLLMYSFVNDKFMPPDDPLGRHGPSLENFLRKKPIVPEHRKQPCPYGKKCTYGHKCKFYHPERGSQPQRAVADELRASAKMSSVASRGLLEDALMVKSQNSSQPQGMAEAEPSRSTPKKQPCPNLRSSFNDLLEDKLRINSKVEGRRGSSSSSSSSCSSSFLGYAALGVGPSSGSLDRWEHPGGNGGGSFRVSGASGPSQTETYHRCDSPELGYSSMVKAYSSLSWVVPQNPECSFPADLRAGSLLSDCSSEGSASSDSFSPDPLLDEGSKCHHHHPHHHHHCSGQYAQSVSRVPPGLSQNATHNYPVPQALQRQHAFGLEDGGSSKPKPSSVTSHTSPRPCKSPSPYIPPHLRHPLLSSFPGEFPARSAQTSTAHSQSQSNLMGSLWQEGGRQDPQVYKVSSLHSQRNHSGLDQQPHHQINWDPYYQQPPKPCYDPYGFQSLPEVHEKVWHSPWGRQAHSSPRALSASSLPPLPQLSLPSIPAHKGHLSSVPQQQDPPVSGQYQNLRESVFVNLCRIFPPDLVRMVMTRNPYVADAQELAAAILMEKLQHGF; encoded by the exons ATGGGCGTGAAAAACCATCTGGAGGATGGGACAGGCCACATCCTCAGCCTGGGGCTGGATCTAGACTACCTCCATGTGGAAGGTTCAAAGCCGCACATCAGCCTGAGCACTGTGAGGGATCCTGGGAATATAGGGGTCTTAAAGGTCAAAGCTGATGCCCCGAGTAACAGCAATAACAGTATTTGTAGTAGTAGCACAAGTTTTAGTACTAATTCAATctgtagcagcagtagtagttgCAGTAACTTCTCAGACAGTGACGACGAACGGCTCCAGAATGGGTGCGGTTCTGAATCTCAATACCCTCAGCAAAAGGAGTCATCTTCAGTCTTTCCGACAGTCAGGCTGGACCTGGCACCAAACCAATACCCTGGAGACCCCCCACAGCCAGAAACATCATCCCCCACTGAGCCTGTCACAGACTACCGTGCCAAGGTGGAGTTTGCTCTCAAACTCGGCTATTCTGAGGAGCTGGTGCTACTGGTGCTGAGGAAACTGGGCCCAGACGCACTCATCAACGACATGCTGGGCGAGCTGGTCAAACTGGGAACCAAGACAGAGATGGAGCAACAAAGAGGTTTGACTGTCTCCCaatctccctccttctctttgtcATCTGCTTTGATgtgctcctcctcttcttctttatcCAATTCCTCCCTGGACTCCTGTCGGCTGCTGTGTCCGTCCCAGCTGCTGGAGGACAAAGAAAACCTTCGGCCCGTTGTGGTGGATGGGAGCAATGTAGCCATGAG TCATGGAAATAAGGAAGTGTTCTCCTGTCAAGGCATCCAGCTGGCCGTTGATTGGTTCTTGGAGCGAGGCCACCGTGACATTACTGTTTTTGTCCCTGCCTGGAGAAAAGAGCAATCACGACCTGATGCTCTTATCACAG ACCAAGATATCCTACGGCGATTAGAAAAAGCGAAGATCCTGGTCTTCACCCCATCTCGCCGTGTGCAGGGACGCCGTGTGGTTTGCTACGATGACCGATTCATTGTCAAACTGGCCTACGAGTCAGACGGCATCATTGTTTCCAATGACAACTACCGTGACCTAGCCAATGAGAAGCCAGAGTGGAAGAAATTCATTGATGAGCGTCTACTGATGTACTCCTTTGTAAATGACAA GTTCATGCCACCAGATGATCCACTGGGACGCCACGGACCCAGTCTGGAGAACTTCCTGAGGAAGAAGCCTATTGTTCCTGAACACAGGAAGCAGCCATGTCCTTATG GGAAGAAGTGCACATATGGTCACAAGTGCAAGTTTTACCACCCTGAAAGGGGTAGCCAGCCCCAGCGGGCCGTGGCTGATGAGCTCCGTGCCAGTGCCAAAATGTCATCAGTAGCTTCTAGAGGCCTTTTGGAAGATGCCCTTATGGTGAAGAGCCAAAATTCTAGTCAACCACAAGGAATGGCTGAGGCCGAGCCAAGTCGGAGCACTCCAAAGAAACAGCCATGCCCCAATCTTCGGAGCTCCTTCAATGACCTCTTGGAGGACAAGCTTCGGATCAACTCCAAAGTGGAAGGACGTagaggaagcagcagcagcagcagcagcagctgtagcAGTAGCTTTCTAGGATATGCTGCTCTAGGGGTTGGGCCTTCATCAGGAAGCTTGGACCGATGGGAGCACCCTGGGGGAAATGGTGGAGGCAGCTTTAGGGTTTCTGGAGCATCTGGACCAAGCCAGACTGAAACTTACCACAGATGTGACTCTCCAGAGCTGGGCTACAGCTCCATGGTAAAGGCCTACTCTAGCCTCAGTTGGGTCGTACCACAGAATCCTGAGTGTTCCTTCCCGGCTGATCTGCGAGCTGGATCGCTGCTATCAGACTGTAGCAGTGAAGGCAGTGCTAGCTCAGACTCTTTCTCCCCTGACCCTTTGTTAGACGAGGGTTCCAAGTGCCACCACCACCATCCTCACCACCATCATCACTGCTCTGGTCAGTACGCCCAGTCTGTAAGCCGTGTTCCTCCTGGACTGAGCCAGAATGCTACTCATAACTATCCTGTTCCTCAAGCACTGCAGAGACAACATGCTTTTGGCTTGGAAGACGGGGGGTCTTCCAAGCCAAAACCATCTTCTGTTACCTCTCATACATCTCCACGTCCCTGTAAGTCTCCTTCACCCTATATCCCACCCCACCTTCGGCATCCATTGCTGAGCAGTTTCCCAGGGGAATTCCCAGCTCGTTCAGCCCAAACATCCACTGCTCACTCCCAGTCTCAGAGCAATTTAATGGGATCCCTTTGGCAGGAAGGTGGGCGCCAGGACCCCCAAGTGTACAAAGTGTCATCACTACATTCCCAAAGAAACCACTCTGGACTAGACCAACAACCACATCATCAGATAAACTGGGACCCTTATTACCAGCAGCCCCCTAAGCCTTGCTATGATCCCTATGGCTTCCAAAGCCTTCCGGAAGTTCACGAGAAGGTTTGGCACTCTCCTTGGGGTAGGCAAGCCCATTCATCACCCCGTGCCCTTTCAGCATCCAGTCTTCCACCTCTCCCCCAGCTGTCCCTTCCATCCATCCCTGCCCACAAAGGCCACCTGTCCTCAGTGCCCCAGCAACAGGATCCCCCTGTCTCTGGTCAATACCAGAACCTTAGAGAGAGCGTGTTTGTTAACTTGTGCCGCATCTTCCCTCCAGACTTGGTGAGGATGGTGATGACCAGGAACCCTTATGTGGCGGATGCTCAGGAGCTTGCAGCTGCGATTCTGATGGAGAAATTGCAGCACGGTTTTTGA